In Mytilus edulis chromosome 13, xbMytEdul2.2, whole genome shotgun sequence, a single window of DNA contains:
- the LOC139502184 gene encoding protein mono-ADP-ribosyltransferase PARP14-like, whose amino-acid sequence MAEETQDRKNRDEWKPPDDMVPDNQSTSSWKSAWKQIIIKVTLEDGKEIGTTDATGTLMPVKMQFLMTHHRDRLEPVIKGISSLQISKINFAEEFLEVIVKSEPSLWVISEIVNCLTNEFDEVVLKTVPKLPFTLQMAEEVLQKQLAAKNIDLVEDNTTMFIVGFYNSKSLMNKLIEQITSSSVKKAVSLDEKWKTMALKRFGLLEQLSQKFHDVSIRLQEEQNCVYFHGRDIKVQEVINAMNKCLSSLLMKKIQFDPLVIELLTCSEASRLFCETLEKENIQLVWKVNESGAGSLQFYCNQDIDVCIVKSAIYENFLSTGLSTLAEGCENANAFLKSQIFTDIIAKNKNKLLVCKYTDRGVLIASTKEIIKDLFHQEKLFRKRKNTSCVSRSVQVDTIVEEVSKLKSEKVELETHIQHLEMKLKLVGKEVVATNNTAYKNLEQIQHIDTSKQEARDKHATFMNKDKAAQVAMPKAKKLSDSFIQSTNCQSFITKEEIVIRVYVGSILKLNVEGIVNASNGTLSHGGGIADVISRAAGFTFQQESDAYIQRNGSLKDGECCSTSAGNLQYKCVIHAIGPKWYDYPTDKRQCASVLQRTIENCLHEAETNGLISVAVPSISAGIFGVPKEICRQMYCQAVISYSKKQGKLTSLKEIHFIDKDQDMIAMVQQEFSKHLTCIQQKPSTEPVVQTQKKKESTFNKQYMTRVGFKVQILQGDITKLRVDAIVCPQDEQCQSRGMIARAIENVNDNVYKRDVTGMKMIQKCEVRLCKASPKTLPFTYVLHTVPPRFDKNSAKDSSKFKRELQITIHNIIRLSNDRQDISTVAVPVLGIGTDGLETPYAIFSSVLAAEIMKATQSSWLNSQEIIIVTSEWGMAYAIAEQLDKEQGLTQVTSFQRSRRRQNKE is encoded by the exons ATGGCAGAAGAAACTCAAGATAGAAAGAATAGAGATGAATGGAAGCCCCCAGATG ACATGGTCCCTGACAACCAGTCAACATCATCATGGAAATCTGCATGGAAACAAATAATCATTAAAGTGACCTTGGAGGATGGAAAAGAAATAGGGACTACAGATGCAACAGGAACCTTGATGCCGGTTAAGATGCAGTTCTTAATGACCCATCATAGGGATAGACTGGAACCAGTAATTAAAGGAATCTCAAGTCTTCAAATTAGCAAAATCAATTTTGCAGAGGAATTTCTAGAGGTAATAGTGAAATCAGAACCATCACTCTGGGTCATTTCAGAAATTGTCAACTGTTTGACTAATGAATTTGATGAAGTAGTTCTGAAAACAGTACCAAAGCTACCTTTTACATTACAAATGGCAGAAGAGGTTTTACAGAAACAACTGGCAGCAAAGAACATAGATCTGGTAGAGGATAACACAACAATGTTCATAGTTGGGTTTTACAACTCCAAGAGTCTTATGAACAAACTAATTGAGCAAATCACAAGTTCATCTGTCAAAAAAGCAGTTTCTTTAGATGAAAAATGGAAGACAATGGCTTTGAAAAGGTTTGGTCTGTTAGAACAGCTATCACAGAAGTTTCATGATGTTAGCATTAGACTTCAAGAGGAGCAAAACTGTGTGTATTTTCATGGCAGGGATATCAAGGTTCAAGAAGTAATAAATGCAATGAACAAATGTTTATCCTCTcttcttatgaagaaaattcAATTTGATCCCTTGGTTATTGAGTTATTAACATGCAGTGAAGCTTCTCGTTTATTTTGTGAAACACTTGAAAAGGAAAATATTCAACTGGTTTGGAAAGTAAATGAATCTGGCGCTGGGAGTCTGCAATTTTATTGCAACCAGGATATTGATGTGTGCATAGTCAAATCTGCCATTTATGAAAACTTTCTTTCCACTGGGCTGTCAACCTTAGCTGAAGGATGTGAAAATGCAAATGCTTTCCTTAAAAGCCAAATTTTTACAgatattattgcaaaaaataaaaataaattgttagtTTGTAAATATACAGACAGAGGAGTATTGATTGCTTCTACTAAAGAAATCATTAAAGATCTATTTCACCAGGAAAAATTGTTCAGAAAAAGAAAGAACACCTCTTGCGTATCAAGGTCTGTGCAAG TGGATACTATTGTTGAGGAAGTGTCAAAACTGAAATCAGAAAAGGTGGAATTAGAGACACATATTCAACACcttgaaatgaaattgaaattagtAGGAAAAGAGGTTGTGGCTACCAATAATACAGCTTATAAAAATCTAGagcagattcagcatattgataCAAGTAAACAAGAAGCCAG aGACAAACATGCTACTTTCATGAACAAAGACAAAGCTGCTCAGGTTGCCATGCCCAAG GCTAAAAAACTATCTGACAGTTTCATACAATCAACTAACTGCCAATCTTTCATTACAAAAGAAGAGATAGTCATCAGAGTGTATGTTGGAAGTATTCTGAAACTTAATGTGGAAGGTATAGTAAATGCTTCAAATGGAACGTTATCTCATGGAGGAGGAATTGCTGATGTTATATCTAGGGCAGCAGGTTTTACTTTTCAACAGGAGAGTGATGCATACATACAAAGAAATGGCAGTTTGAAAGATGGAGAGTGCTGCTCAACTTCTGCTGGCAATCTTCAGTACAAGTGTGTTATACATGCCATTGGTCCAAAATGGTATGATTACCCTACCGATAAACGGCAGTGTGCCTCTGTCTTACAAAGAACAATTGAAAATTGTTTACATGAAGCAGAAACTAATGGTTTAATATCAGTTGCTGTTCCATCTATATCTGCAG GTATTTTTGGTGTACCAAAAGAAATATGCCGCCAAATGTATTGTCAGGCAGTTATAAGTTACAGCAAAAAGCAAGGGAAGTTAACTTCATTGAAAGAGATACATTTTATTGACAAAGACCAAGATATGATAGCAATGGTACAGCAAGAGTTCAGTAAGCACTTAACATGTATTCAACAGAAGCCTTCAACAGAACCAGTAGTTCaaacacaaaagaaaaaagaatcaACATTCAACAAACAATACATGACAAGAGTAGGGTTTAAAGTTCAAATTTTGCAAGGCGATATTACAAAATTGAGAGTAGATGCCATTGTGTGTCCACAAGATGAACAGTGTCAGTCAAGAGGAATGATAGCAAGAGCCATAGAGAATGTAAATGATAATGTTTACAAAAGAGATGTGACTGGAATGAAAATGATACAGAAATGTGAGGTCAGATTATGTAAGGCATCCCCTAAAACACTGCCATTTACGTATGTCCTTCACACAGTACCACCAAGATTTGACAAAAATTCAGCAAAGGACAGTTCCAAGTTTAAAAGAGAACTACAGATAACCATACATAATATAATAAGGTTATCGAACGACAGACAGGACATCAGTACTGTAGCAGTACCTGTCCTCGGTATAG GTACTGATGGCCTTGAGACCCCATATGCAATCTTTTCATCAGTTCTGGCAGCTGAAATCATGAAAGCAACACAGTCATCATGGTTAAATTCCCAAGAGATCATTATTGTCACTAGTGAATGGGGAATGGCTTATGCAATAGCAGAGCAATTAGACAAAGAGCAAGGCTTAACTCAAGTTACATCTTTTCAAAGAAGTAGAAGGCGTCAAAATAAAGAATAG